From Acipenser ruthenus chromosome 2, fAciRut3.2 maternal haplotype, whole genome shotgun sequence, a single genomic window includes:
- the LOC117963551 gene encoding E3 ubiquitin-protein ligase Praja-2-like isoform X3: MGQEAGKPAWPKPAGGYQTITGRRYGRRHAYISFRPTLAKQENSSKENSGECGGMEMNSVHKENALSSTGAISSTLHTIFPAANNSVLPEINGATIFKEGSGRKNAASKKGIDTAGCSFKMLEDEQISSNNSENGSGPKKSSEACAWPTLEDNETCPRSPAGPGFVNIDSYEPESNGGEEDDLSVDSSIGTRPGLQKRLDNMICELEKEFDYLSGLHSYLYTKSCEEVEPVPRNGCCGTDLEESSENNRMFQRRLSRLTEESLDKSKCDEKLNELDIAEAASTPVSDRSIQISDGNNDQGSSSSEMVVRPKVRKQHGEGNLERRKRSQSDDSKHGTSRPKKPLDGQWSANTPFLMTHTEKVSKESRCESARTESASKGAKQAEGKKKAIELQSCKHDEEDDLWEDFEELQKSCASFGKDDDSSECSEGEWSPTWTSDSAVDKEQSSSDESWETLPGLDEPEHEIQSSSSSSLDDVPELNFHSESKPCGRHNTSFLVMSSTRRDCIYTRCIEQASLEDGEIPWLPYQEETDSSSDDDTDGMSQFVHPGLFMLDGNNNFEDDSSVSEDFDAEWRLLDEFGEGFGVAQAFSYVDPQMLTYMALEERLAQAMEAALAHLESLAIDVEQAHPPATEEIIDCLPQITVLEDHHGQEQCCAICCCEYMKDEIATELPCRHVFHKSCVTRWLQKSATCPVCRHVLSPALPDSTVATTFVLDHDTPPSTHSAAGTR; this comes from the exons ATGGGTCAGGAAGCAGGCAAGCCAGCCTGGCCCAAACCAGCAGGAGGCTATCAGACAATCACAGGAAGGAGATATGGAAGAAGACATGCTTACATCAGTTTTCGTCCAACCTTGGCCAAACAAGAAAATTCATCCAAAGAGAACAGCGGGGAGTGTGGAGGAATGGAGATGAACAGTGTGCACAAGGAGAATGCTTTAT CATCAACTGGGGCCATCAGCTCAACATTACACACTATATTCCCTGCAGCAAATAATTCAGTTCTGCCAGAAATTAACGGAGCAACAATATTCAAGGAAGGTTCTGGCAGGAAAAATGCAGCGTCAAAGAAAGGTATTGACACTGCTGGTTGCTCATTTAAAATGTTGGAGGATGAGCAAATTTCGTCCAATAATTCTGAGAACGGTTCCGGACCAAAGAAAAGTTCAGAGGCCTGTGCTTGGCCAACCCTGGAAGATAATGAAACATGTCCTAGAAGCCCAGCTGGACCGGGTTTTGTAAATATTGACTCTTATGAGCCTGAGAGCAATGGTGGGGAGGAAGATGACCTATCTGTGGACTCATCAATAGGAACGCGTCCTGGACTTCAGAAGCGATTAGATAATATGATTTGTGAGTTGGAGAAGGAATTTGACTATCTCAGTGGTCTACACTCCTACTTGTACACAAAGTCATGTGAGGAAGTTGAACCTGTGCCCAGAAATGGGTGCTGTGGTACAGACCTTGAAGAATCCAGTGAAAACAATAGAATGTTTCAGAGGAGATTGTCTAGGCTAACTGAGGAAAGTTTAGATAAATCTAAATGTGATGAGAAGCTAAACGAGTTAGATATTGCTGAGGCAGCCAGCACCCCAGTGAGTGATCGCAGCATTCAAATCTCTGATGGTAACAATGACCAGGGGTCATCGTCTTCAGAGATGGTGGTGAGACCAAAAGTAAGGAAGCAACATGGTGAAGGCAACCTAGAGCGAAGGAAACGCTCCCAGTCAGATGACTCAAAACATGGGACCAGCAGACCAAAGAAACCTTTGGATGGCCAATGGAGTGCTAATACCCCTTTCTTAATGACTCACACAGAAAAAGTGAGCAAGGAATCCCGATGTGAGTCTGCACGTACTGAATCTGCCAGTAAAGGAGCAAAGCAAGCTGAAGGAAAAAAGAAAGCAATAGAGTTGCAAAGTTGTAAGCATGACGAAGAGGATGACCTCTGGGAAGATTTTGAAGAACTCCAAAAAAGTTGTGCATCCTTTGGCAAAGATGATGATAG TTCTGAATGCAGTGAAGGAGAATGGTCTCCTACCTGGACCTCTGATTCTGCTGTGGACAAGGAGCAGTCCTCCAGTGATGAAAGCTGGGAGACACTCCCTGGATTGGATGAACCAGAACATGAGATTcagagcagcagcagtagcagcttGGATGATGTTCCAGAGCTCAACTTTCATTCTGA AAGCAAGCCTTGTGGGCGGCACAACACAAGTTTCCTTGTAATGTCATCAACAAGAAGAGACTGCATTTACACAAGGTGCat AGAGCAAGCATCCTTAGAAGATGGAGAAATCCCTTGGCTTCCCTACCAAGAGGAAACGGATAGCAGCAGTGATGACGATACAGACGGAATGAGCCAGTTTGTTCACCCAGGTCTTTTTATGTTAGATGGGAACAACAACTTTGAAGACGATTCCAGTGTGAGTGAAGATTTTGATGCTGAGTGGAG ATTACTAGATGAATTTGGTGAAGGTTTTGGAGTGGCTCAAGCTTTTTCCTATGTGGACCCACAGATGCTTACTTACATGGCTCTTGAAGAGCGGTTAGCTCAGGCTATGGAG GCTGCCCTGGCTCATCTTGAGTCTTTGGCTATTGATGTTGAACAAGCTCACCCCCCAGCCACTGAAGAAATCATTGATTGTCTGCCACAGATTACAGTGCTGGAAGATCACCACG GCCAGGAACAGTGTTGTGCCATCTGCTGCTGTGAATATATGAAAGATGAAATAGCAACAGAACTTCCCTGTCGTCATGTATTTCATAAATCCTGTGTGACCCGATGGTTACAAAAg TCGGCAACATGTCCGGTGTGCCGCCATGTCCTCTCCCCTGCGCTCCCTGACTCCACTGTGGCTACAACCTTTGTGTTGGATCACGACACTCCTCCATCCACCCACAGCGCGGCAGGAACACGGTGA
- the LOC117963551 gene encoding E3 ubiquitin-protein ligase Praja-2-like isoform X2 has protein sequence MTFWNEEIKDHWMKINHLLNLETNSQRKYLDEEMGQEAGKPAWPKPAGGYQTITGRRYGRRHAYISFRPTLAKQENSSKENSGECGGMEMNSVHKENALSSTGAISSTLHTIFPAANNSVLPEINGATIFKEGSGRKNAASKKGIDTAGCSFKMLEDEQISSNNSENGSGPKKSSEACAWPTLEDNETCPRSPAGPGFVNIDSYEPESNGGEEDDLSVDSSIGTRPGLQKRLDNMICELEKEFDYLSGLHSYLYTKSCEEVEPVPRNGCCGTDLEESSENNRMFQRRLSRLTEESLDKSKCDEKLNELDIAEAASTPVSDRSIQISDGNNDQGSSSSEMVVRPKVRKQHGEGNLERRKRSQSDDSKHGTSRPKKPLDGQWSANTPFLMTHTEKVSKESRCESARTESASKGAKQAEGKKKAIELQSCKHDEEDDLWEDFEELQKSCASFGKDDDSSECSEGEWSPTWTSDSAVDKEQSSSDESWETLPGLDEPEHEIQSSSSSSLDDVPELNFHSEEQASLEDGEIPWLPYQEETDSSSDDDTDGMSQFVHPGLFMLDGNNNFEDDSSVSEDFDAEWRLLDEFGEGFGVAQAFSYVDPQMLTYMALEERLAQAMEAALAHLESLAIDVEQAHPPATEEIIDCLPQITVLEDHHGQEQCCAICCCEYMKDEIATELPCRHVFHKSCVTRWLQKSATCPVCRHVLSPALPDSTVATTFVLDHDTPPSTHSAAGTR, from the exons ATGACTTTCTGGAATGAGGAAATCAAGGACCATTGGATGAAAATCAACCATTTATTAAATCTGGAGACAAATAGTCAAAGGAAATATCTTGATGAAG AAATGGGTCAGGAAGCAGGCAAGCCAGCCTGGCCCAAACCAGCAGGAGGCTATCAGACAATCACAGGAAGGAGATATGGAAGAAGACATGCTTACATCAGTTTTCGTCCAACCTTGGCCAAACAAGAAAATTCATCCAAAGAGAACAGCGGGGAGTGTGGAGGAATGGAGATGAACAGTGTGCACAAGGAGAATGCTTTAT CATCAACTGGGGCCATCAGCTCAACATTACACACTATATTCCCTGCAGCAAATAATTCAGTTCTGCCAGAAATTAACGGAGCAACAATATTCAAGGAAGGTTCTGGCAGGAAAAATGCAGCGTCAAAGAAAGGTATTGACACTGCTGGTTGCTCATTTAAAATGTTGGAGGATGAGCAAATTTCGTCCAATAATTCTGAGAACGGTTCCGGACCAAAGAAAAGTTCAGAGGCCTGTGCTTGGCCAACCCTGGAAGATAATGAAACATGTCCTAGAAGCCCAGCTGGACCGGGTTTTGTAAATATTGACTCTTATGAGCCTGAGAGCAATGGTGGGGAGGAAGATGACCTATCTGTGGACTCATCAATAGGAACGCGTCCTGGACTTCAGAAGCGATTAGATAATATGATTTGTGAGTTGGAGAAGGAATTTGACTATCTCAGTGGTCTACACTCCTACTTGTACACAAAGTCATGTGAGGAAGTTGAACCTGTGCCCAGAAATGGGTGCTGTGGTACAGACCTTGAAGAATCCAGTGAAAACAATAGAATGTTTCAGAGGAGATTGTCTAGGCTAACTGAGGAAAGTTTAGATAAATCTAAATGTGATGAGAAGCTAAACGAGTTAGATATTGCTGAGGCAGCCAGCACCCCAGTGAGTGATCGCAGCATTCAAATCTCTGATGGTAACAATGACCAGGGGTCATCGTCTTCAGAGATGGTGGTGAGACCAAAAGTAAGGAAGCAACATGGTGAAGGCAACCTAGAGCGAAGGAAACGCTCCCAGTCAGATGACTCAAAACATGGGACCAGCAGACCAAAGAAACCTTTGGATGGCCAATGGAGTGCTAATACCCCTTTCTTAATGACTCACACAGAAAAAGTGAGCAAGGAATCCCGATGTGAGTCTGCACGTACTGAATCTGCCAGTAAAGGAGCAAAGCAAGCTGAAGGAAAAAAGAAAGCAATAGAGTTGCAAAGTTGTAAGCATGACGAAGAGGATGACCTCTGGGAAGATTTTGAAGAACTCCAAAAAAGTTGTGCATCCTTTGGCAAAGATGATGATAG TTCTGAATGCAGTGAAGGAGAATGGTCTCCTACCTGGACCTCTGATTCTGCTGTGGACAAGGAGCAGTCCTCCAGTGATGAAAGCTGGGAGACACTCCCTGGATTGGATGAACCAGAACATGAGATTcagagcagcagcagtagcagcttGGATGATGTTCCAGAGCTCAACTTTCATTCTGA AGAGCAAGCATCCTTAGAAGATGGAGAAATCCCTTGGCTTCCCTACCAAGAGGAAACGGATAGCAGCAGTGATGACGATACAGACGGAATGAGCCAGTTTGTTCACCCAGGTCTTTTTATGTTAGATGGGAACAACAACTTTGAAGACGATTCCAGTGTGAGTGAAGATTTTGATGCTGAGTGGAG ATTACTAGATGAATTTGGTGAAGGTTTTGGAGTGGCTCAAGCTTTTTCCTATGTGGACCCACAGATGCTTACTTACATGGCTCTTGAAGAGCGGTTAGCTCAGGCTATGGAG GCTGCCCTGGCTCATCTTGAGTCTTTGGCTATTGATGTTGAACAAGCTCACCCCCCAGCCACTGAAGAAATCATTGATTGTCTGCCACAGATTACAGTGCTGGAAGATCACCACG GCCAGGAACAGTGTTGTGCCATCTGCTGCTGTGAATATATGAAAGATGAAATAGCAACAGAACTTCCCTGTCGTCATGTATTTCATAAATCCTGTGTGACCCGATGGTTACAAAAg TCGGCAACATGTCCGGTGTGCCGCCATGTCCTCTCCCCTGCGCTCCCTGACTCCACTGTGGCTACAACCTTTGTGTTGGATCACGACACTCCTCCATCCACCCACAGCGCGGCAGGAACACGGTGA
- the LOC117963551 gene encoding E3 ubiquitin-protein ligase Praja-2-like isoform X1, whose translation MTFWNEEIKDHWMKINHLLNLETNSQRKYLDEEMGQEAGKPAWPKPAGGYQTITGRRYGRRHAYISFRPTLAKQENSSKENSGECGGMEMNSVHKENALSSTGAISSTLHTIFPAANNSVLPEINGATIFKEGSGRKNAASKKGIDTAGCSFKMLEDEQISSNNSENGSGPKKSSEACAWPTLEDNETCPRSPAGPGFVNIDSYEPESNGGEEDDLSVDSSIGTRPGLQKRLDNMICELEKEFDYLSGLHSYLYTKSCEEVEPVPRNGCCGTDLEESSENNRMFQRRLSRLTEESLDKSKCDEKLNELDIAEAASTPVSDRSIQISDGNNDQGSSSSEMVVRPKVRKQHGEGNLERRKRSQSDDSKHGTSRPKKPLDGQWSANTPFLMTHTEKVSKESRCESARTESASKGAKQAEGKKKAIELQSCKHDEEDDLWEDFEELQKSCASFGKDDDSSECSEGEWSPTWTSDSAVDKEQSSSDESWETLPGLDEPEHEIQSSSSSSLDDVPELNFHSESKPCGRHNTSFLVMSSTRRDCIYTRCIEQASLEDGEIPWLPYQEETDSSSDDDTDGMSQFVHPGLFMLDGNNNFEDDSSVSEDFDAEWRLLDEFGEGFGVAQAFSYVDPQMLTYMALEERLAQAMEAALAHLESLAIDVEQAHPPATEEIIDCLPQITVLEDHHGQEQCCAICCCEYMKDEIATELPCRHVFHKSCVTRWLQKSATCPVCRHVLSPALPDSTVATTFVLDHDTPPSTHSAAGTR comes from the exons ATGACTTTCTGGAATGAGGAAATCAAGGACCATTGGATGAAAATCAACCATTTATTAAATCTGGAGACAAATAGTCAAAGGAAATATCTTGATGAAG AAATGGGTCAGGAAGCAGGCAAGCCAGCCTGGCCCAAACCAGCAGGAGGCTATCAGACAATCACAGGAAGGAGATATGGAAGAAGACATGCTTACATCAGTTTTCGTCCAACCTTGGCCAAACAAGAAAATTCATCCAAAGAGAACAGCGGGGAGTGTGGAGGAATGGAGATGAACAGTGTGCACAAGGAGAATGCTTTAT CATCAACTGGGGCCATCAGCTCAACATTACACACTATATTCCCTGCAGCAAATAATTCAGTTCTGCCAGAAATTAACGGAGCAACAATATTCAAGGAAGGTTCTGGCAGGAAAAATGCAGCGTCAAAGAAAGGTATTGACACTGCTGGTTGCTCATTTAAAATGTTGGAGGATGAGCAAATTTCGTCCAATAATTCTGAGAACGGTTCCGGACCAAAGAAAAGTTCAGAGGCCTGTGCTTGGCCAACCCTGGAAGATAATGAAACATGTCCTAGAAGCCCAGCTGGACCGGGTTTTGTAAATATTGACTCTTATGAGCCTGAGAGCAATGGTGGGGAGGAAGATGACCTATCTGTGGACTCATCAATAGGAACGCGTCCTGGACTTCAGAAGCGATTAGATAATATGATTTGTGAGTTGGAGAAGGAATTTGACTATCTCAGTGGTCTACACTCCTACTTGTACACAAAGTCATGTGAGGAAGTTGAACCTGTGCCCAGAAATGGGTGCTGTGGTACAGACCTTGAAGAATCCAGTGAAAACAATAGAATGTTTCAGAGGAGATTGTCTAGGCTAACTGAGGAAAGTTTAGATAAATCTAAATGTGATGAGAAGCTAAACGAGTTAGATATTGCTGAGGCAGCCAGCACCCCAGTGAGTGATCGCAGCATTCAAATCTCTGATGGTAACAATGACCAGGGGTCATCGTCTTCAGAGATGGTGGTGAGACCAAAAGTAAGGAAGCAACATGGTGAAGGCAACCTAGAGCGAAGGAAACGCTCCCAGTCAGATGACTCAAAACATGGGACCAGCAGACCAAAGAAACCTTTGGATGGCCAATGGAGTGCTAATACCCCTTTCTTAATGACTCACACAGAAAAAGTGAGCAAGGAATCCCGATGTGAGTCTGCACGTACTGAATCTGCCAGTAAAGGAGCAAAGCAAGCTGAAGGAAAAAAGAAAGCAATAGAGTTGCAAAGTTGTAAGCATGACGAAGAGGATGACCTCTGGGAAGATTTTGAAGAACTCCAAAAAAGTTGTGCATCCTTTGGCAAAGATGATGATAG TTCTGAATGCAGTGAAGGAGAATGGTCTCCTACCTGGACCTCTGATTCTGCTGTGGACAAGGAGCAGTCCTCCAGTGATGAAAGCTGGGAGACACTCCCTGGATTGGATGAACCAGAACATGAGATTcagagcagcagcagtagcagcttGGATGATGTTCCAGAGCTCAACTTTCATTCTGA AAGCAAGCCTTGTGGGCGGCACAACACAAGTTTCCTTGTAATGTCATCAACAAGAAGAGACTGCATTTACACAAGGTGCat AGAGCAAGCATCCTTAGAAGATGGAGAAATCCCTTGGCTTCCCTACCAAGAGGAAACGGATAGCAGCAGTGATGACGATACAGACGGAATGAGCCAGTTTGTTCACCCAGGTCTTTTTATGTTAGATGGGAACAACAACTTTGAAGACGATTCCAGTGTGAGTGAAGATTTTGATGCTGAGTGGAG ATTACTAGATGAATTTGGTGAAGGTTTTGGAGTGGCTCAAGCTTTTTCCTATGTGGACCCACAGATGCTTACTTACATGGCTCTTGAAGAGCGGTTAGCTCAGGCTATGGAG GCTGCCCTGGCTCATCTTGAGTCTTTGGCTATTGATGTTGAACAAGCTCACCCCCCAGCCACTGAAGAAATCATTGATTGTCTGCCACAGATTACAGTGCTGGAAGATCACCACG GCCAGGAACAGTGTTGTGCCATCTGCTGCTGTGAATATATGAAAGATGAAATAGCAACAGAACTTCCCTGTCGTCATGTATTTCATAAATCCTGTGTGACCCGATGGTTACAAAAg TCGGCAACATGTCCGGTGTGCCGCCATGTCCTCTCCCCTGCGCTCCCTGACTCCACTGTGGCTACAACCTTTGTGTTGGATCACGACACTCCTCCATCCACCCACAGCGCGGCAGGAACACGGTGA